A genomic segment from Streptomyces antibioticus encodes:
- a CDS encoding OFA family MFS transporter has product MTTTDFSTSLPCREVTDRNGRVYRIGETDRDIMGRPRWTMVLFPWMGMLGISSSEYAFTSAEDTLHEAHLWNSGHIFWLMGVWVFFQAAVAFPAGQLRESGRLPARYAMMLGALGTVCGYLSLAFAPHVIVAYIGFGMFSGIGAGLVYATCVNMVGKWYPERKGGKTGLVNGGFAYGSVPFVFLFTSYMDLGNYQGVLVLVGLICCSVVAFAGWFFKDPPKNWWPAHVDPLRMTDDPKIRRALEKNPPAVKQYTPREAARTPVLWMMWFCLLCTAGINIFGIAFQVPFGKDMGFAGGIVATAMSLKAIVNGTGRGVIGWISDRYGRRNTLIIVCVVLGTAQFGVLVSGQMGSMPFFLFCSMVSGFGGGAIFPLFAAMTADYFGENNNASNYGMVYSSKLISGLVGSGMGAVVVNAWDYEGAFVIAGSIGLASAVLALFLRAPDRPNPRKVVPNPQPLGEETA; this is encoded by the coding sequence ATGACGACCACCGACTTCTCCACGTCCCTCCCCTGCCGGGAGGTGACGGACCGCAACGGCCGCGTGTACCGGATCGGCGAGACCGACCGGGACATCATGGGGCGGCCACGCTGGACCATGGTGCTCTTCCCCTGGATGGGCATGCTCGGCATCAGTTCCTCGGAGTACGCGTTCACCTCGGCCGAGGACACCCTGCACGAGGCCCATCTGTGGAACAGCGGGCACATCTTCTGGCTGATGGGCGTCTGGGTGTTCTTCCAGGCGGCCGTGGCCTTCCCCGCCGGGCAGCTCCGCGAGAGCGGCCGGCTCCCCGCGCGGTACGCGATGATGCTGGGCGCGCTCGGCACGGTCTGCGGCTATCTGTCGCTGGCGTTCGCGCCGCATGTGATCGTCGCCTATATCGGCTTCGGGATGTTCAGCGGGATCGGCGCCGGCCTGGTCTACGCGACCTGCGTGAACATGGTCGGCAAGTGGTACCCGGAGCGCAAGGGCGGCAAGACCGGCCTGGTCAACGGCGGTTTCGCCTATGGCTCCGTGCCGTTCGTGTTCCTGTTCACCTCGTACATGGACCTGGGCAACTACCAGGGCGTCCTGGTGCTGGTCGGTCTGATCTGCTGCTCGGTCGTGGCGTTCGCCGGCTGGTTCTTCAAGGATCCGCCGAAGAACTGGTGGCCGGCGCACGTCGATCCGCTGCGGATGACCGACGACCCGAAGATCCGCCGGGCGCTGGAGAAGAACCCGCCGGCGGTGAAGCAGTACACCCCGAGGGAAGCCGCCCGTACGCCGGTGCTGTGGATGATGTGGTTCTGTCTGCTGTGCACGGCCGGCATCAACATCTTCGGCATCGCCTTCCAGGTGCCGTTCGGCAAGGACATGGGGTTCGCGGGCGGGATCGTGGCCACGGCGATGTCCCTGAAGGCGATCGTCAACGGCACCGGGCGCGGGGTGATCGGCTGGATCTCCGACCGCTACGGCCGGCGCAACACGCTGATCATCGTCTGTGTGGTGCTGGGCACCGCCCAGTTCGGGGTGCTGGTCTCCGGGCAGATGGGCAGCATGCCGTTCTTCCTGTTCTGCTCCATGGTCTCCGGGTTCGGCGGCGGCGCGATCTTCCCGCTGTTCGCGGCGATGACCGCGGACTACTTCGGCGAGAACAACAACGCCTCCAACTACGGCATGGTCTACAGCTCGAAGCTGATCTCGGGCCTGGTGGGCTCCGGGATGGGCGCGGTGGTGGTCAACGCCTGGGACTACGAAGGGGCGTTCGTCATCGCGGGCTCCATCGGGCTGGCCTCCGCCGTCCTGGCGCTCTTCCTGCGGGCCCCGGACCGGCCGAACCCCCGCAAGGTGGTCCCCAACCCGCAGCCCCTCGGGGAGGAGACGGCCTGA
- a CDS encoding thiamine pyrophosphate-binding protein, with translation MPDDLPDDRPHDRTPAARDTISGGHLVARALKAEGVDRIYTLCGGHIIDIYDGCVDEGIEVVDVRHEQVAAHAADGYARITGRPGCAVVTAGPGTTDAVTGVANAFRAESPMLLIGGQGALTQHKMGSLQDLPHVDMMTPITKFAAAVPDTARVADMVSMAFRECYHGAPGPSFLEIPRDVLDAKVPVEKARVPRPGGYRASTRSAGDPEAIEKLADLLTHAEKPAILLGSQVWTTRGTEAAVELVRTLNIPAYMNGAGRGTLPPGDPHHFQLSRRYAFSHADVIVIVGTPFDFRMGYGKRLSPAATVVQIDLDYRTVGKNRDIDLGIVGDAGLVLKSVTEAASGRVNGGASRRKEWLDELRAAEQTALDKRLPQLRSDASPIHPYRLVSEINDFLTEDSIYIGDGGDIVTFSGQVVQPKSPGHWMDPGPLGTLGVGVPFVLAAKQARPDKEVVALFGDGAFSLTGWDFETLVRYDLPFVGIVGNNSSMNQIRYGQAAKYGPERERVGNTLGDVRYDEFARMLGGHGEEVRDPADIGPALRRARESGKPSLINVWVDPDAYAPGTMNQTMYK, from the coding sequence ATGCCCGACGACCTGCCCGACGACCGCCCCCACGACCGGACCCCCGCCGCCCGGGACACGATCTCCGGTGGTCATCTCGTCGCCCGAGCCCTCAAGGCCGAGGGCGTCGACCGCATCTACACCCTGTGCGGCGGCCACATCATCGACATCTACGACGGCTGCGTCGACGAGGGCATAGAAGTCGTCGACGTGCGCCACGAACAGGTCGCCGCCCACGCCGCCGACGGCTACGCCCGGATCACCGGCAGGCCCGGCTGCGCGGTCGTCACGGCCGGCCCCGGCACCACCGACGCCGTCACCGGCGTCGCCAACGCCTTCCGCGCCGAGTCCCCGATGCTGCTGATCGGCGGTCAGGGCGCCCTCACCCAGCACAAGATGGGGTCCCTCCAGGACCTCCCGCACGTCGACATGATGACGCCGATCACCAAGTTCGCGGCGGCCGTGCCGGACACGGCACGGGTCGCGGACATGGTCTCCATGGCGTTCCGCGAGTGCTACCACGGCGCGCCCGGACCCTCCTTCCTGGAGATCCCGCGCGACGTCCTGGACGCGAAAGTGCCGGTGGAGAAGGCGCGCGTGCCCCGGCCCGGCGGCTACCGCGCCTCCACCCGCTCGGCCGGCGACCCCGAGGCGATCGAGAAGCTCGCCGACCTGCTCACCCACGCCGAGAAGCCCGCGATCCTGCTGGGCAGCCAGGTCTGGACGACCCGCGGCACCGAGGCGGCCGTCGAGCTGGTGCGCACCCTGAACATCCCCGCCTACATGAACGGCGCGGGGCGCGGCACCCTGCCGCCCGGCGACCCCCACCACTTCCAGCTCTCCCGGCGCTACGCCTTCTCCCACGCCGACGTCATCGTGATCGTCGGCACCCCCTTCGACTTCCGCATGGGCTACGGCAAGCGCCTCTCCCCGGCCGCGACCGTCGTGCAGATCGACCTCGACTACCGCACCGTGGGCAAGAACCGCGACATCGACCTCGGCATCGTCGGGGACGCCGGGCTGGTGCTGAAGTCGGTGACCGAGGCGGCCTCCGGGCGGGTGAACGGCGGCGCGTCCCGGCGCAAGGAGTGGCTGGACGAGCTGCGCGCCGCCGAACAGACCGCGCTCGACAAGAGGTTGCCGCAGCTCCGCTCCGACGCCTCCCCCATCCACCCCTACCGGCTGGTCAGCGAGATCAACGACTTCCTCACCGAGGACTCGATCTACATCGGCGACGGCGGCGACATCGTCACCTTCTCCGGCCAGGTCGTGCAGCCCAAGTCCCCCGGCCACTGGATGGATCCGGGCCCGCTGGGCACCCTCGGCGTCGGCGTGCCCTTCGTGCTCGCGGCCAAGCAGGCCCGGCCCGACAAGGAGGTCGTCGCCCTCTTCGGCGACGGCGCGTTCTCCCTGACCGGCTGGGACTTCGAGACGCTGGTCCGCTACGACCTGCCGTTCGTGGGCATCGTCGGCAACAACTCCTCGATGAACCAGATCCGTTACGGCCAGGCCGCCAAGTACGGCCCCGAGCGCGAGCGGGTCGGCAACACCCTCGGCGACGTCCGCTACGACGAGTTCGCCCGGATGCTGGGCGGTCACGGCGAGGAGGTCCGCGACCCCGCCGACATCGGCCCCGCGCTGCGCCGCGCCCGCGAGTCCGGGAAGCCGTCGCTGATCAACGTCTGGGTCGACCCGGACGCGTACGCCCCCGGAACGATGAACCAGACCATGTACAAGTGA
- a CDS encoding beta-ketoacyl-ACP synthase III, with amino-acid sequence MNGSRIAAVGHYQPAKVLTNEDLAGLVDTSDEWIRSRVGIRTRHIAGPDEPVDELAAHAAAKALAAAGLTPGDIDLVLVATSTAVDRSPNMAARVAARLGVPSPAAMDVNVVCAGFTHALATADHTVRAGAATRALVIGADKMSEVTDWTDRTTCVLVGDGAGAAVVEACPDGVQPGIAPVLWGSVPEMGHAVRIEGQPARFAQEGQSVYRWATTKLPPLARQACERAGLGPEDLAAVVLHQANLRIIEPLAEKIGAVNAVVARDVTESGNTSAASIPLAFSKLVEQGVVGTGDPVLLFGFGGNLSYAGQVVRCP; translated from the coding sequence ATGAACGGCTCGCGCATCGCCGCCGTCGGCCATTACCAGCCCGCCAAGGTGCTCACCAACGAGGACCTGGCGGGCCTGGTCGACACCAGTGACGAGTGGATCAGGAGCCGGGTCGGCATCCGCACCCGCCACATCGCCGGCCCCGACGAGCCCGTGGACGAGCTGGCCGCGCACGCCGCCGCCAAGGCCCTCGCGGCCGCCGGCCTCACGCCCGGGGACATCGACCTGGTGCTGGTCGCCACCTCCACGGCCGTCGACCGCTCGCCCAACATGGCCGCCCGGGTCGCCGCCCGCCTCGGCGTGCCGAGCCCCGCCGCGATGGACGTCAACGTCGTGTGCGCCGGGTTCACCCACGCGCTGGCCACCGCCGACCACACCGTGCGGGCGGGTGCGGCGACCCGGGCGCTGGTCATCGGCGCCGACAAGATGTCCGAGGTGACCGACTGGACCGACCGCACGACCTGCGTCCTGGTGGGCGACGGGGCGGGCGCGGCGGTCGTCGAGGCGTGCCCCGACGGCGTCCAGCCCGGTATCGCGCCGGTGCTGTGGGGGTCGGTGCCCGAGATGGGGCACGCCGTGCGCATCGAGGGGCAGCCCGCGCGGTTCGCGCAGGAAGGGCAGAGCGTGTACCGCTGGGCCACCACCAAGCTGCCGCCGCTGGCCCGGCAGGCGTGCGAGCGGGCCGGGCTCGGGCCCGAGGACCTCGCGGCCGTCGTCCTGCACCAGGCGAACCTGCGGATCATCGAGCCCCTCGCGGAGAAGATCGGCGCCGTCAACGCGGTGGTCGCGCGGGACGTCACCGAGTCCGGCAACACCTCCGCCGCGAGCATCCCGCTGGCCTTCTCCAAGCTCGTCGAGCAGGGCGTCGTGGGCACCGGCGACCCGGTGCTGCTCTTCGGCTTCGGCGGCAACCTGTCGTACGCCGGGCAGGTCGTGCGCTGCCCCTGA
- a CDS encoding GntR family transcriptional regulator, with protein sequence MLSTGLPQGAVPKLERPGPLRDRVYEALLELITTRALRPGQHLVESELAGHLGVSRQPVREALQRLNTEGWVDLRPAQGAFVHEPTEEEADQLLTVRTLLEAEAARLAAAHADEAGITALEEILALGMRAAEDDDIDAAVALNARFHARVMELAGNAVLAELAAQVDRRVRWYYTPVARRRGRQSWIEHRDLIAAIADHDEARATRLMREHTEHTRRSYHDRAEE encoded by the coding sequence ATGTTGTCGACAGGACTGCCGCAGGGCGCGGTGCCCAAGCTCGAACGGCCCGGCCCGCTGCGCGACCGCGTCTACGAGGCGCTGCTCGAACTCATCACCACCCGCGCCCTCCGGCCCGGCCAGCACCTCGTGGAGAGCGAGCTGGCGGGGCATCTGGGGGTCTCGCGGCAGCCCGTGCGCGAGGCGCTCCAGCGGCTCAACACCGAGGGCTGGGTGGACCTCAGGCCCGCCCAGGGCGCGTTCGTGCACGAGCCGACGGAGGAGGAGGCCGACCAACTCCTCACCGTCCGTACGCTGTTGGAGGCGGAGGCCGCTCGCCTCGCCGCCGCGCACGCGGACGAGGCCGGGATCACGGCCCTGGAGGAGATCCTGGCCCTCGGCATGCGCGCCGCGGAGGACGACGACATCGACGCGGCCGTCGCCCTCAACGCCCGTTTCCACGCCCGGGTCATGGAACTGGCGGGCAACGCGGTCCTCGCCGAACTCGCGGCCCAGGTCGACCGCCGGGTGCGCTGGTACTACACCCCCGTCGCCCGCCGGCGCGGCCGGCAGTCCTGGATCGAGCACCGCGACCTGATCGCCGCGATCGCCGACCACGACGAAGCGCGCGCGACCCGCCTCATGCGCGAACACACCGAACACACCCGCCGCTCGTACCACGACCGCGCCGAGGAGTAG
- the frc gene encoding formyl-CoA transferase, with translation MPTKALEGVRVLDMTHVQSGPSATQLLAWLGADVVKLEAPTGDITRGQLRDLPDVDSLYFTMLNCNKRSITLNTKTERGKEILTELIRRSDVLVENFGPGAVDRMGFTWERVREINPRIVYASIKGFGDGPYTRFKAYEVVAQAMGGSMSTTGFEDGPPLATGAQIGDSGTGVHAVAGILAALYQREHTGRGQRVNVAMQHAVLNLCRVKLRDQQRLAHGPLAEYPNDDFGDEVPRSGNASGGGQPGWAVRCAPGGPNDYVYVIVQPVGWRPLSELIGRPELADDPEWATPRARLPRLNKMFQLIEEWSSTLPKWEVLERLNAHGIPCGPILSTKEIVEDASLAANEMVVRVPHPERGEFLTVGSPLKLSDSPVEVTTAPLLGEHNAEVYVGELGLGDEELRLLKSNGVI, from the coding sequence GTGCCCACGAAGGCCCTCGAAGGCGTCCGCGTCCTCGACATGACCCACGTACAGTCCGGCCCCTCCGCGACCCAGTTGCTCGCCTGGCTCGGCGCGGACGTCGTCAAACTGGAGGCACCGACCGGCGACATCACGCGCGGCCAGCTCCGCGACCTGCCGGACGTCGACTCCCTGTACTTCACGATGCTCAACTGCAACAAGCGCAGCATCACCCTCAACACCAAGACCGAGCGCGGCAAGGAGATCCTCACCGAGCTGATCCGGCGCTCCGACGTGCTGGTCGAGAACTTCGGCCCCGGCGCCGTCGACCGCATGGGGTTCACCTGGGAGCGGGTGCGGGAGATCAACCCGCGGATCGTCTACGCCTCCATCAAGGGGTTCGGCGACGGCCCGTACACCAGGTTCAAGGCGTACGAGGTCGTCGCGCAGGCCATGGGCGGGTCGATGTCGACCACCGGCTTCGAGGACGGGCCGCCGCTCGCGACCGGCGCCCAGATCGGCGACTCGGGCACCGGGGTGCACGCCGTGGCGGGCATCCTCGCGGCGCTGTACCAGCGCGAGCACACCGGGCGCGGCCAGCGGGTCAACGTGGCCATGCAGCACGCCGTGCTCAACCTGTGCCGGGTGAAACTCCGCGACCAGCAGCGCCTGGCGCACGGCCCGCTCGCCGAGTACCCCAACGACGACTTCGGCGACGAGGTGCCCCGCTCGGGGAACGCCTCGGGCGGCGGCCAGCCCGGCTGGGCCGTCAGGTGCGCGCCGGGCGGCCCGAACGACTATGTGTACGTGATCGTGCAGCCCGTCGGCTGGCGGCCGCTCAGCGAGCTGATCGGCCGGCCTGAACTGGCCGACGACCCCGAGTGGGCCACCCCGCGGGCCCGGCTGCCCCGGCTGAACAAGATGTTCCAGCTCATCGAGGAGTGGTCCTCGACCCTGCCCAAGTGGGAGGTGCTGGAGCGGCTCAACGCGCACGGCATCCCGTGCGGGCCGATCCTGTCCACCAAGGAGATCGTCGAGGACGCGTCGCTGGCCGCCAACGAGATGGTGGTGCGCGTCCCGCACCCGGAGCGCGGCGAGTTCCTGACCGTGGGCAGCCCGCTGAAGCTCTCCGACTCCCCCGTCGAGGTGACCACCGCACCGCTGCTCGGCGAGCACAACGCGGAGGTCTACGTCGGTGAACTCGGCCTCGGTGACGAGGAACTGCGGCTGCTCAAGTCGAACGGGGTGATCTGA
- a CDS encoding MFS transporter small subunit, translated as MSRPDSSPSPPDRRPLIAFAWLWVGIPLAYGLYELVQKATKLFTG; from the coding sequence ATGTCCCGGCCCGACAGCAGTCCGAGTCCGCCTGACCGGCGGCCGCTGATCGCGTTCGCCTGGCTGTGGGTGGGCATACCGCTCGCCTACGGCCTGTACGAACTGGTGCAGAAAGCCACGAAACTCTTCACCGGCTGA
- a CDS encoding OFA family MFS transporter yields the protein MSPPIAPAGWSRWLVPPAALSVHLSIGQAYAWSVFKPPLESALGLSGTQSALPFQLAIVMLGLSAAFGGTLVERNGPRWAMTVALVCFSSGFLISALGAATEQYWLIVLGYGFVGGIGLGIGYISPVSTLIKWFPDRPGMATGIAIMGFGGGALIASPWSARMLESFGADHSGIALAFLVHGLSYAVFMTLGVLLVRVPRPAERTAGGADVPSAVTGEGVSAAAAVRTPQFWCLWVVLCMNVTAGIGILEKAAPMITDFFADTSTPVSVTAAAGFVALLSAANMAGRIGWSTTSDLIGRKNIYRLYLGVGAAMYAVIALLGDASKPVFVLCALVILSFYGGGFATIPAYLKDLFGTYQVGAIHGRLLTAWSTAGVLGPLIVNWIADRQEEAGKHGADLYSLSLFIMIGLLAVGFVANELVRPVAPRHRVTAPKEAADVPARQQSESA from the coding sequence ATGAGTCCCCCCATCGCGCCGGCCGGCTGGAGCCGCTGGCTCGTCCCCCCGGCCGCCCTCTCGGTCCATCTCTCCATAGGCCAGGCCTACGCCTGGTCCGTGTTCAAGCCGCCGCTGGAGTCCGCGCTCGGGCTCAGCGGCACCCAGAGCGCGCTGCCCTTCCAGCTCGCCATCGTCATGCTCGGGCTGTCCGCCGCGTTCGGCGGCACGCTCGTCGAGCGCAACGGGCCGCGCTGGGCGATGACGGTCGCCCTGGTCTGCTTCTCCTCCGGCTTCCTGATCTCCGCGCTCGGCGCCGCCACCGAGCAGTACTGGCTGATCGTCCTCGGCTACGGCTTCGTGGGCGGCATCGGCCTGGGCATCGGCTACATCTCGCCCGTCTCCACCCTGATCAAGTGGTTCCCCGACCGGCCCGGCATGGCCACGGGCATCGCGATCATGGGCTTCGGCGGCGGCGCGCTGATCGCCTCGCCCTGGTCGGCGCGGATGCTGGAGTCCTTCGGCGCCGACCACTCCGGCATCGCGCTCGCCTTCCTGGTGCACGGGCTGTCGTACGCCGTGTTCATGACGCTCGGGGTGCTGCTGGTGCGGGTGCCGCGCCCCGCGGAGCGGACGGCGGGCGGTGCCGACGTACCCTCCGCCGTGACGGGCGAAGGGGTGTCGGCGGCCGCCGCCGTGCGCACCCCGCAGTTCTGGTGCCTGTGGGTGGTCCTGTGCATGAACGTGACCGCCGGCATCGGCATCCTGGAGAAGGCCGCCCCGATGATCACGGACTTCTTCGCCGACACCTCCACCCCGGTCTCCGTCACGGCCGCCGCCGGCTTCGTCGCCCTGCTCTCGGCCGCCAACATGGCCGGACGCATCGGCTGGTCCACCACCTCCGACCTGATCGGCCGCAAGAACATCTACCGCCTCTACCTGGGCGTCGGCGCGGCCATGTACGCCGTGATCGCCCTGCTCGGCGACGCCTCCAAGCCGGTGTTCGTCCTCTGCGCCCTGGTAATCCTCTCCTTCTACGGCGGCGGCTTCGCGACGATCCCCGCCTATCTGAAGGACCTGTTCGGCACCTACCAGGTCGGCGCGATCCACGGGCGGCTGCTCACCGCCTGGTCGACGGCCGGGGTGCTCGGCCCGCTGATCGTCAACTGGATCGCCGACCGGCAGGAGGAGGCCGGCAAGCACGGCGCCGACCTCTACTCGCTGTCCCTGTTCATCATGATCGGGCTGCTCGCCGTCGGCTTCGTCGCCAACGAACTGGTCCGCCCGGTCGCCCCCCGTCACCGTGTCACCGCCCCGAAGGAGGCCGCCGATGTCCCGGCCCGACAGCAGTCCGAGTCCGCCTGA
- a CDS encoding acetate--CoA ligase family protein yields MAEDRTARVRALLDAVRASGRTALTAPEGKVVADAYGIAVPGEELAADVEEAVAYAARFGGPVVMKIVSPGILHKTDAGGVVVGVEGAADVRAAFHRIVANARTYDATARIEGVQIQELLPEGQEVIVGAVTDPTFGKVVAFGLGGVLVEVLGDVTFRLAPVDADEALSMLDSIRAAEILRGVRGRPAVDRWALAEQIRRVSQLVADFPEIAEVDLNPVIATPEGAVAADIRVILAESQPAPRRTYSREEILVSMRRLMQPSAVAVIGASDERGKIGHAVMRNLIDGGFAGDIHPVNPRADDIQGRKAYKSVTDVPGEVDVAVFAIPAKFVAAALEEVGRKGIPNAVLIPSGFAETGEHELQAEIVAVAERYGVRLLGPNIYGYYSTWQDLCATFCTPYDVKGSVALTSQSGGIGMAILGFARTTKTGVSAIVGLGNKSDLDEDDLLTWFGEDPHTQCIAMHLEDLKDGRAFVAAARETVPKKPVVVLKAGRTAAGARAAGSHTGALAGDDAVYDDILRQAGVIRAAGLNDMLEYARALPVLPTPQGDNVVIITGAGGSGVLLSDAVTDNGLTLMEIPPDLDAAFREFIPPFGAAGNPVDITGGEPPSTYEATIRLGLEDPRIHALVLGYWHTIVTPPMVFAELTARVVAEFRERGIVKPVVASLAGDVEVEEACRHLYERGVVAYPYTTEQPVDVLGAKYRWARAAGRLGGGS; encoded by the coding sequence ATGGCCGAGGACCGGACCGCCCGGGTGCGGGCCCTGCTCGACGCCGTACGGGCGTCGGGACGCACCGCGCTCACCGCGCCCGAGGGCAAGGTGGTCGCCGACGCGTACGGGATCGCCGTACCGGGTGAGGAGTTGGCGGCCGACGTCGAGGAGGCCGTGGCGTACGCGGCGCGGTTCGGCGGGCCGGTGGTGATGAAGATCGTGTCGCCGGGCATCCTGCACAAGACCGACGCCGGCGGGGTCGTCGTGGGTGTGGAGGGCGCGGCGGACGTACGGGCCGCGTTCCACCGGATCGTGGCCAACGCGCGGACCTACGACGCGACGGCGCGGATCGAGGGCGTACAGATCCAGGAGCTGCTGCCCGAGGGGCAGGAGGTCATCGTCGGGGCGGTCACCGATCCGACGTTCGGGAAGGTGGTGGCGTTCGGGCTCGGCGGGGTGCTGGTCGAGGTGCTGGGGGACGTCACCTTCCGGCTGGCGCCCGTGGACGCCGACGAGGCGCTGTCCATGCTCGACTCGATCCGGGCGGCGGAGATCCTGCGCGGGGTGCGCGGCCGGCCCGCCGTCGACCGGTGGGCGCTGGCCGAGCAGATCCGCCGGGTGTCCCAACTGGTCGCGGACTTCCCGGAGATCGCCGAGGTGGACCTCAACCCGGTGATCGCGACACCGGAGGGCGCGGTGGCCGCCGACATCCGGGTGATCCTCGCCGAGTCGCAGCCGGCGCCGCGCCGGACGTACAGCCGCGAGGAGATCCTCGTGTCGATGCGGCGGCTGATGCAGCCTTCGGCGGTCGCCGTGATCGGGGCGTCCGACGAGCGGGGCAAGATCGGCCATGCGGTGATGCGCAATCTGATCGACGGCGGCTTCGCCGGCGACATCCATCCGGTGAACCCCCGGGCCGATGACATCCAGGGCCGCAAGGCGTACAAGAGTGTCACCGACGTTCCCGGTGAGGTGGATGTGGCGGTCTTCGCGATCCCCGCCAAGTTCGTGGCGGCGGCCCTGGAGGAGGTGGGGCGCAAGGGGATCCCCAACGCCGTGCTCATCCCCTCCGGTTTCGCGGAGACCGGCGAGCACGAACTCCAGGCGGAGATCGTCGCCGTCGCCGAGCGGTACGGCGTGCGGCTGCTCGGGCCGAACATCTACGGCTACTACTCGACGTGGCAGGACCTGTGCGCCACGTTCTGCACGCCGTACGACGTGAAGGGCTCGGTGGCGCTGACCTCGCAGTCGGGCGGCATCGGCATGGCGATCCTGGGGTTCGCGCGCACCACGAAGACCGGGGTGTCGGCGATCGTGGGGCTCGGCAACAAGTCGGACCTCGACGAGGACGACCTGCTGACCTGGTTCGGCGAGGACCCGCACACGCAGTGCATCGCGATGCACCTGGAGGACCTCAAGGACGGGCGCGCGTTCGTGGCGGCCGCCCGGGAGACCGTACCGAAGAAGCCGGTGGTGGTCCTCAAGGCGGGGCGGACGGCGGCGGGCGCCAGGGCGGCGGGCTCGCACACCGGGGCGCTCGCGGGCGACGACGCGGTGTACGACGACATCCTGCGCCAGGCGGGTGTCATCCGGGCCGCCGGACTGAACGACATGCTGGAGTACGCGCGCGCGTTGCCGGTGCTGCCCACCCCGCAGGGCGACAACGTCGTGATCATCACCGGCGCGGGCGGCAGCGGGGTGCTGCTGTCGGACGCGGTGACCGACAACGGCCTGACGCTGATGGAGATCCCGCCCGATCTGGACGCGGCCTTCCGGGAGTTCATCCCGCCCTTCGGGGCGGCGGGCAACCCGGTCGACATCACCGGGGGCGAGCCGCCGTCGACGTACGAGGCGACGATCCGGCTCGGTCTGGAGGACCCGCGGATCCACGCGCTCGTCCTCGGCTACTGGCACACCATCGTCACTCCCCCGATGGTGTTCGCGGAGCTGACCGCGCGGGTGGTCGCCGAGTTCCGGGAGCGCGGGATCGTCAAGCCGGTGGTGGCCTCCCTCGCCGGGGACGTCGAGGTCGAGGAGGCGTGCCGGCACCTGTACGAGCGGGGCGTCGTGGCGTACCCGTACACGACCGAGCAGCCGGTGGACGTGCTCGGCGCCAAGTACCGGTGGGCGCGGGCGGCGGGGCGGTTGGGGGGCGGTTCATGA
- a CDS encoding 2-dehydropantoate 2-reductase, producing the protein MKVAVLGAGAIGAYVGAALHRAGADVHLVARGPHLAAMRRDGVRVLSPRGDFTARAHATDDPAEIGPADYVFLGLKAHSYAACGPLIEPLLHDTTAVIAAQNGIPWWYFHRHGGPYDGQRVESVDPGGAVSAVLAPERAVGCVVYAATELEAPGVVRHLEGTRFSVGEPDRSVSARCVRFGEAMRAGGLKCPVESDLRNDIWLKLLGNISFNPISALSRATMRQMCLHGGTRRVIETMMRETLSVAEALGCEVGVSIERRLAGAERVGDHRTSTLQDLERGKPLELDVLLAAVVELAEITGVQVPTLRTVHAISDLLALRSAA; encoded by the coding sequence ATGAAAGTCGCAGTCCTCGGCGCCGGTGCGATCGGTGCCTACGTCGGTGCGGCGCTCCATCGCGCCGGTGCCGACGTGCATCTCGTCGCCCGTGGACCGCATCTCGCGGCCATGAGGCGGGACGGGGTGCGGGTGCTCAGTCCGCGCGGCGACTTCACCGCCCGCGCCCACGCCACCGACGACCCGGCCGAGATCGGCCCGGCCGACTATGTCTTCCTCGGTCTGAAGGCCCACTCGTACGCGGCGTGCGGGCCGCTGATCGAGCCTCTGCTGCACGACACCACGGCGGTGATCGCCGCCCAGAACGGCATCCCCTGGTGGTACTTCCACCGGCACGGCGGCCCCTACGACGGCCAGCGCGTCGAGAGCGTGGACCCCGGCGGCGCGGTCAGCGCGGTGCTCGCGCCCGAACGGGCCGTGGGCTGTGTGGTCTACGCGGCCACCGAACTCGAAGCCCCCGGCGTCGTACGGCACTTGGAGGGCACCCGGTTCTCGGTCGGTGAGCCCGACCGCAGTGTCTCCGCGCGCTGTGTGCGGTTCGGCGAGGCCATGCGGGCGGGCGGGCTGAAGTGCCCGGTCGAGTCCGACCTGCGCAACGACATCTGGCTCAAGCTGCTCGGCAACATCTCCTTCAACCCGATCAGCGCCCTGTCCCGCGCCACCATGCGGCAGATGTGTCTGCACGGCGGCACCCGCCGGGTCATCGAGACCATGATGCGCGAGACGCTCTCGGTCGCCGAGGCCCTCGGCTGCGAGGTGGGCGTCTCCATCGAGCGCCGGCTCGCGGGCGCGGAGCGGGTCGGCGACCACCGCACCTCCACGCTCCAGGACCTGGAGCGCGGCAAGCCGCTCGAACTCGACGTGCTCCTCGCGGCGGTCGTCGAACTGGCGGAGATCACCGGCGTCCAGGTGCCCACCCTGCGCACCGTGCACGCCATCTCGGACCTGCTCGCCCTGAGGAGCGCCGCATGA